A single region of the Streptomyces virginiae genome encodes:
- a CDS encoding peptidase inhibitor family I36 protein has protein sequence MRTCRSTRATTTTTRATTTLAATVLALTALIPSTAGTAHAAGPPTLGACATGQLCLWAKPEFKGARQTHELSTLDINSCTALPAGTSAQSLTNRTGRPVTTYQSAECAETGEFQTYPGDGVWLPQSPYQVRAFKVWER, from the coding sequence ATGCGTACGTGTCGAAGCACCCGCGCCACCACCACGACCACCCGCGCCACCACCACCCTCGCCGCGACCGTCCTGGCCCTCACCGCCCTCATCCCGAGCACGGCCGGCACGGCGCACGCCGCGGGCCCGCCGACGCTCGGGGCCTGCGCCACCGGACAGCTGTGCCTGTGGGCGAAACCGGAGTTCAAGGGAGCGCGGCAGACGCACGAGCTCAGCACCCTGGACATCAACAGCTGCACCGCGCTGCCGGCCGGGACCAGCGCCCAGTCGCTCACCAACCGCACCGGGCGCCCGGTGACCACCTACCAGTCGGCCGAATGCGCCGAGACCGGCGAGTTCCAGACCTACCCGGGCGACGGGGTCTGGCTGCCCCAGTCGCCCTACCAGGTGCGGGCGTTCAAGGTGTGGGAGAGGTGA
- a CDS encoding potassium channel family protein yields MKEPSRQLLWERRSQTPLLLLAVAFAVAYAVPIVAPDARAQVHRACAYVEWVVWGAFAVDYLVRLALAADRRHFVRTHWLDLAAVVLPLVQPLRLLRLVATLMLVGRRARMAPQIQLTTYVAGAVVGLLMFGSLAVLSVERDAPDGNIKNLGDAVWWSFTTMTTVGYGDHSPTTGLGRVLAVGLMLSGIALLGVVTANIAAWFISRFERDDRADMLQLAAIRELQDEVRALRGEVARLGGTAAAAPGVGVGPVAAVTGPAAVPVADPPNAPAQREVTSPTP; encoded by the coding sequence ATGAAGGAACCCTCCCGCCAGCTGCTGTGGGAGCGGCGGAGCCAGACCCCGCTGCTCCTGCTCGCCGTGGCGTTCGCCGTGGCGTACGCCGTGCCCATCGTCGCCCCCGACGCGCGTGCGCAGGTGCACCGGGCCTGTGCCTACGTCGAGTGGGTGGTGTGGGGGGCCTTCGCCGTGGACTACCTGGTCCGGCTCGCCCTCGCGGCGGATCGTAGGCACTTCGTGCGGACGCACTGGCTGGACCTGGCCGCCGTGGTGCTGCCGCTCGTACAGCCGCTGCGGCTGCTGCGGCTGGTCGCCACCTTGATGCTGGTGGGTCGGCGGGCCCGGATGGCTCCGCAGATCCAGCTGACGACGTATGTGGCCGGGGCGGTGGTGGGGCTGCTGATGTTCGGCTCGCTGGCGGTGCTCAGCGTGGAGCGGGACGCCCCCGACGGGAACATCAAGAACCTGGGCGACGCCGTGTGGTGGTCCTTCACCACGATGACGACGGTCGGGTACGGGGACCACTCGCCCACCACCGGCCTCGGTCGGGTCCTGGCCGTGGGTCTGATGCTGTCGGGGATCGCCCTGCTCGGTGTGGTGACCGCCAACATCGCCGCGTGGTTCATCTCCCGTTTCGAGCGCGACGATCGGGCGGACATGCTCCAGCTGGCGGCCATCCGGGAGCTGCAGGACGAGGTTCGGGCGCTGCGCGGCGAGGTCGCCCGGCTGGGCGGCACGGCGGCCGCGGCCCCGGGCGTCGGCGTGGGCCCGGTCGCGGCCGTGACCGGGCCGGCGGCCGTGCCCGTGGCCGACCCGCCGAACGCCCCGGCTCAGCGTGAGGTCACCTCTCCCACACCTTGA
- a CDS encoding TetR/AcrR family transcriptional regulator — protein MIDERSATAAPVAGLRERKKRRTRNALLRAALLLFLSQGYERTTVDEITDAVHVSQRTFFRYFANKEEVVFALQELVESRFVAELHARPAAEGPFEALRGAALAAWDTVEVALSEVVPVDLYMRSYRLIESTPALLAVHLRRSTELEERISRLIGAREGLDVDVDPRPRVAVAAFCGVMRVTGRLWGRGEDTSVESIRGLTETYLDRIGPALTSSWRGSA, from the coding sequence ATGATCGACGAGCGGTCGGCGACGGCCGCGCCGGTGGCCGGACTGCGCGAACGCAAGAAACGGCGCACCCGGAACGCGTTGTTGCGCGCCGCCCTCCTGCTGTTCCTGTCCCAGGGGTACGAGCGCACCACCGTCGACGAGATCACCGACGCCGTGCACGTGTCCCAGCGCACCTTCTTCCGGTATTTCGCCAACAAGGAGGAGGTCGTCTTCGCCCTCCAGGAGCTGGTCGAGTCGCGGTTCGTCGCCGAGCTGCACGCCCGGCCGGCCGCCGAGGGGCCCTTCGAGGCGCTGCGGGGTGCGGCGCTCGCGGCCTGGGACACCGTGGAGGTGGCCCTGTCCGAGGTGGTCCCGGTCGATCTGTACATGCGCAGCTATCGGCTGATCGAGTCCACGCCGGCCCTGCTCGCCGTGCACCTGCGGCGCTCCACGGAGCTGGAGGAACGGATCTCCCGGCTGATCGGTGCCCGTGAGGGCTTGGACGTGGACGTCGATCCGCGGCCGCGGGTCGCCGTCGCCGCGTTCTGTGGCGTGATGCGCGTCACAGGACGGCTCTGGGGGCGGGGCGAGGACACCAGCGTGGAGTCGATCCGCGGGCTGACGGAGACGTACCTCGACCGGATCGGTCCGGCGCTGACCTCCAGTTGGCGCGGGTCCGCGTAG
- the aceE gene encoding pyruvate dehydrogenase (acetyl-transferring), homodimeric type has translation MASASDRNPIIIGGLPSQVPDFDPEETQEWLDSLDAAVDERGRERARYLMLRLIERAREKRVAVPEMRSTDYVNTIATRDEPFFPGNEEIERKVLNATRWNAAVMVSRAQRPGIGVGGHIATFASSASLYDVGFNHFFRGKDEGDGGDQIFFQGHASPGIYARAYLLDRLTEQQLDSFRQEKSKAPYGLSSYPHPRLMPDFWEFPTVSMGLGPLGAIYQARMNRYMEARGIADTSKSHVWAYLGDGEMDEPESLGQLSIAAREGLDNLTFVVNCNLQRLDGPVRGNGKIIQELESIFRGAGWNVIKLIWDRSWDPLLAQDRDGILVNKMNSTPDGQFQTYATESGAYIREHFFGGDQRLRAMVENMSDQQIQHLGRGGHDHKKVYAAYAAAKAHKGQPTVILAQTVKGWTLGPNFEGRNATHQMKKLTVDDLKRFRDRLHIPITDAQLEGGAPPYYHPGPKSPEIQYMHDQRSALGGYVPTRVVRAKPLQLPDDKTYAAAKKGSGQQSIATTMAFVRILKDLMRDKEIGKRFVLIAPDEYRTFGMDAFFPSAKIYNPLGQQYEAVDRDLLLAYKESPTGQMLHDGISEAGCTASLIAAGSAYATHGEPLIPVYVFYSMFGFQRTGDQFWQMADQLARGFVLGATAGRTTLTGEGLQHADGHSQLLASTNPGCVAYDPAYGYEIAHIVKDGLRRMYGPEAEDVFYYLTVYNEPIQHPAEPADVDVDGILGGIHRVSRGTEGTIGAQLMASGVAVPWALEAQRILAADWGVRADVWSATSWNELRREAVEVEEHNLLHPEEEQRVPYVTRKLSGAEGPFVAVSDWMRSVPDQISRWVPGAYTSLGADGFGFADTRGAARRFFHIDAQSVVLATLTELARAGKVDRSVLKQAVDRYQLLDVAAADPGAAGGDA, from the coding sequence GTGGCTTCCGCATCCGATCGCAATCCGATCATCATTGGCGGCCTGCCGAGTCAGGTCCCGGACTTCGATCCGGAGGAGACGCAGGAGTGGCTCGACTCCCTCGACGCCGCAGTCGACGAGCGGGGCCGTGAGCGCGCCCGCTACCTGATGCTGCGGCTGATCGAGCGGGCCCGTGAGAAGCGCGTGGCCGTGCCGGAGATGCGCAGCACGGACTACGTCAACACGATCGCCACCCGGGACGAGCCGTTCTTCCCGGGCAACGAGGAGATCGAGCGCAAGGTCCTCAACGCCACCCGTTGGAACGCGGCGGTCATGGTCTCGCGTGCCCAGCGTCCCGGTATCGGCGTCGGTGGCCACATCGCCACGTTCGCCTCCTCGGCCTCCCTCTACGACGTGGGCTTCAACCACTTCTTCCGGGGCAAGGACGAGGGCGACGGCGGCGACCAGATCTTCTTCCAGGGGCACGCCTCCCCCGGTATCTACGCCCGCGCGTATCTGCTGGACCGGCTCACCGAGCAGCAGCTCGACTCCTTCCGGCAGGAGAAGTCGAAGGCCCCGTACGGCCTCTCCAGCTACCCGCACCCGCGGCTGATGCCGGACTTCTGGGAGTTCCCGACCGTCTCGATGGGCCTCGGTCCGCTGGGGGCGATCTACCAGGCGCGGATGAACCGGTACATGGAGGCGCGCGGGATCGCCGACACCTCCAAGTCCCACGTTTGGGCGTATCTCGGTGACGGCGAGATGGACGAGCCGGAGTCGCTGGGTCAGCTGTCGATCGCCGCGCGTGAGGGTCTGGACAACCTGACCTTCGTGGTCAACTGCAACCTGCAGCGCCTCGACGGCCCGGTGCGCGGCAACGGGAAGATCATCCAGGAGCTGGAGTCGATCTTCCGGGGTGCCGGCTGGAACGTCATCAAGCTGATCTGGGACCGGTCCTGGGACCCGCTGCTGGCGCAGGACCGCGACGGCATCCTCGTCAACAAGATGAACTCCACGCCGGACGGGCAGTTCCAGACGTACGCCACCGAGTCGGGCGCGTACATCCGTGAGCACTTCTTCGGTGGCGACCAGCGGCTGCGGGCGATGGTCGAGAACATGTCCGACCAGCAGATCCAGCACCTGGGCCGCGGCGGTCACGACCACAAGAAGGTCTACGCGGCCTACGCGGCGGCCAAGGCCCACAAGGGCCAGCCGACGGTGATCCTGGCCCAGACGGTCAAGGGCTGGACGCTCGGCCCGAACTTCGAGGGCCGCAACGCGACGCACCAGATGAAGAAGCTGACGGTCGACGACCTCAAGCGCTTCCGCGACCGTCTGCACATCCCGATCACGGACGCGCAGTTGGAGGGTGGGGCCCCGCCGTACTACCACCCGGGCCCGAAGTCCCCCGAGATCCAGTACATGCACGACCAGCGCAGTGCGCTGGGCGGGTACGTGCCGACCCGCGTGGTGCGCGCGAAGCCGCTGCAGCTGCCGGACGACAAGACGTACGCAGCCGCCAAGAAGGGCTCCGGGCAGCAGTCGATCGCCACGACCATGGCCTTCGTCCGCATCCTGAAGGACCTGATGCGGGACAAGGAGATCGGCAAGCGTTTCGTGCTGATCGCGCCCGACGAATACCGCACCTTCGGTATGGACGCCTTCTTCCCGAGCGCCAAGATCTACAACCCGCTGGGCCAGCAGTACGAGGCGGTCGACCGCGACCTGCTGCTCGCGTACAAGGAGTCCCCGACCGGCCAGATGCTGCACGACGGCATCTCGGAGGCGGGTTGCACGGCCTCGCTGATCGCCGCCGGTTCGGCGTACGCGACGCACGGCGAGCCGCTGATCCCGGTCTACGTCTTCTACTCGATGTTCGGTTTCCAGCGCACGGGTGACCAGTTCTGGCAGATGGCCGACCAGCTCGCGCGGGGCTTCGTGCTCGGCGCGACCGCCGGCCGGACCACCCTCACGGGTGAGGGCCTCCAGCACGCCGACGGTCACTCCCAGCTGCTGGCCTCCACGAACCCGGGCTGTGTGGCGTACGACCCGGCCTACGGCTACGAGATCGCGCACATCGTCAAGGACGGTCTGCGGCGGATGTACGGCCCGGAGGCGGAGGACGTCTTCTACTACCTGACCGTCTACAACGAGCCGATCCAGCACCCGGCCGAGCCGGCGGACGTCGACGTGGACGGCATCCTGGGCGGCATCCACCGGGTGTCGCGGGGCACCGAGGGCACGATCGGGGCGCAGCTGATGGCCTCGGGTGTGGCGGTGCCGTGGGCGCTGGAGGCGCAGCGGATCCTGGCGGCCGACTGGGGTGTGCGGGCGGACGTCTGGTCGGCGACCTCCTGGAACGAGCTGCGGCGCGAGGCGGTGGAGGTCGAGGAGCACAACCTGCTCCACCCGGAGGAGGAGCAGCGCGTCCCGTACGTGACGCGGAAGCTGTCGGGTGCGGAGGGGCCGTTCGTGGCGGTCTCGGACTGGATGCGGTCGGTTCCGGACCAGATCTCGCGGTGGGTGCCGGGCGCGTACACCTCGCTGGGCGCGGACGGTTTCGGTTTCGCGGACACGCGGGGCGCGGCGCGGCGCTTCTTCCACATCGATGCCCAGTCGGTGGTCCTGGCGACGCTCACCGAGCTGGCCCGGGCGGGGAAGGTCGACCGCTCGGTGCTGAAGCAGGCGGTCGACCGGTACCAGCTGCTGGACGTGGCGGCGGCGGATCCGGGTGCGGCGGGCGGCGACGCGTAG
- a CDS encoding alpha/beta hydrolase, producing the protein MVFIMLATTGWTAVHRPEEGTPMRVAALGAWAKARVDGRPVPPADAPARTVARFFAGLDGAERARLADNYPLVVGNLDGAPAAVRYRANLQGLEQARRVEEARGQDVALTPADRSTATRRSHRFASLAEPGRQIFAFDPTGNGRVAEVFGDLSGAERVSVIVPGVDTDVLTFERTQRRLTSPVGMAESLYEAQRAADPDSRTAVIAWAGYTAPTGVGVDAATGRMAVDGAVLLKALTAALPGDASVALFCHSYGSVVCGVAAHELPRRVTDVVVAGSPGMRAENVAELHTSARVWATRDEGDWIADVPHLEVGGLGHGADPVSPAFGARLLSSARAKSHTGYFAPGTDSMDNFAKIGTGAFGSVVCATGNDACRRGISGTEQD; encoded by the coding sequence GTGGTCTTCATCATGCTGGCGACCACCGGCTGGACGGCCGTTCACCGGCCGGAGGAGGGCACCCCGATGCGGGTCGCCGCCCTCGGCGCCTGGGCCAAGGCCCGGGTCGACGGCCGCCCGGTGCCTCCCGCGGACGCCCCCGCCCGGACGGTGGCCCGTTTCTTCGCCGGCCTCGACGGTGCCGAGCGCGCCCGGCTCGCCGACAATTACCCGCTCGTCGTGGGCAACCTCGACGGGGCCCCCGCCGCGGTCCGCTACCGGGCCAATCTGCAGGGCCTGGAGCAGGCGCGCCGGGTCGAGGAGGCCCGTGGCCAGGACGTCGCGCTGACCCCGGCCGACCGGTCGACGGCCACCCGGCGTTCCCACCGCTTCGCCTCGCTCGCCGAGCCCGGCCGGCAGATCTTCGCCTTCGACCCGACGGGCAACGGTCGGGTGGCCGAGGTCTTCGGTGACCTCTCCGGGGCCGAGCGGGTCTCGGTGATCGTCCCGGGTGTCGACACCGACGTCCTCACCTTCGAGCGCACCCAGCGCCGGCTGACCTCCCCGGTCGGCATGGCCGAGTCCCTGTACGAGGCCCAGCGCGCGGCCGATCCGGACAGCCGGACGGCGGTCATCGCCTGGGCGGGCTACACCGCGCCCACCGGGGTCGGTGTGGACGCGGCCACGGGCCGGATGGCCGTCGACGGCGCCGTCCTGCTGAAGGCCCTGACCGCGGCCCTGCCCGGGGACGCGAGCGTGGCGCTGTTCTGCCACAGCTACGGATCGGTGGTCTGCGGGGTCGCGGCGCACGAGCTGCCGCGCCGGGTGACCGACGTGGTGGTCGCGGGCAGCCCCGGGATGCGCGCGGAGAACGTCGCCGAGCTGCACACCTCGGCGCGGGTCTGGGCGACGCGCGACGAGGGCGACTGGATCGCGGACGTTCCGCACCTGGAGGTCGGCGGCCTCGGCCACGGCGCGGATCCGGTGTCCCCGGCGTTCGGGGCGCGGCTGCTGTCCTCGGCCCGGGCCAAGAGCCACACCGGCTATTTCGCGCCAGGTACGGACTCGATGGACAACTTCGCCAAGATCGGAACCGGCGCGTTCGGTTCCGTTGTCTGTGCGACCGGGAACGATGCGTGCCGACGCGGGATTTCCGGGACAGAGCAGGACTGA
- a CDS encoding DUF4429 domain-containing protein: protein MCRMGDVLAGNHAVWEFDSDSVLIRFARGIRTPRLPRLWHALGSRRIPLEAVSAVEVTVTGGKRDTVVLRALPRPGADPLMEVAAGQLKEACDPYRLVLPADKAPAAAAFADALRSRLGPDAAEPSARFLVDVPQPPLHLKAYDARVGFDGSAITFQWSRTGASSTKWKAGDQRFPLAALTGVEWSSPEGPGGHLRLLLRDTTGDPRPDHDLAAAVFGTGYGAVHDSLPFAAAVLATLRARTPVASVPRARSGDDRLRHLSELHAAGLLTDAEYAALRDRFAAESL from the coding sequence ATGTGCCGCATGGGTGACGTACTGGCCGGAAATCATGCCGTCTGGGAGTTCGATTCGGACTCGGTGCTCATCCGCTTCGCACGGGGGATCAGAACGCCGAGGCTGCCGAGACTCTGGCATGCCCTGGGATCGCGCCGGATCCCCCTCGAAGCGGTGTCCGCCGTGGAGGTGACCGTGACCGGCGGCAAGCGGGACACGGTGGTCCTGCGCGCCCTGCCGCGGCCGGGCGCGGACCCGCTGATGGAGGTCGCCGCCGGGCAGCTCAAGGAGGCCTGCGACCCCTACCGGCTCGTGCTGCCCGCCGACAAGGCGCCGGCCGCCGCCGCGTTCGCCGACGCACTACGGTCCCGACTCGGGCCGGACGCCGCCGAGCCGTCCGCACGCTTCCTCGTCGACGTACCGCAGCCGCCGCTGCACCTGAAGGCGTACGACGCCCGGGTGGGCTTCGACGGCTCGGCGATCACCTTCCAGTGGTCCCGTACGGGCGCCTCCAGCACCAAATGGAAGGCGGGCGACCAGCGCTTCCCGCTGGCCGCCCTCACCGGCGTCGAGTGGTCCTCCCCGGAGGGCCCCGGCGGGCACCTGCGGCTGCTGCTGCGGGACACCACCGGTGACCCCCGCCCCGACCACGACCTGGCGGCCGCCGTCTTCGGCACGGGCTACGGGGCGGTGCACGATTCGCTGCCGTTCGCCGCGGCCGTGCTCGCCACCCTGCGCGCCCGTACCCCGGTCGCCTCCGTGCCGCGGGCCCGCTCCGGCGACGACCGGCTGCGGCACCTGAGCGAGCTGCACGCGGCGGGGCTGCTCACGGACGCGGAGTACGCGGCGCTGCGGGACCGGTTCGCCGCCGAGTCGCTCTGA